A window of Pantoea agglomerans contains these coding sequences:
- a CDS encoding TerC family protein, which produces MFEWITDPNAWLALGTLTILEVVLGIDNIIFLSLVVAKLPKHQQASARRLGLMGAMLMRLALLASIAWVARLTHPLFTLFDHAFSWRDLILLGGGLFLLWKSSMEIHETIEGGEEEHKTNVHSFLGAIVQIMLLDIIFSLDSVITAVGLSDHLFIMMAAVVIAVLMMMFAARAIGEFVDRHPSIKMLALSFLILVGFTLILESFAVHVPKGYIYFAMFFSMAVECLNLMRTKKSAT; this is translated from the coding sequence GTTTGAGTGGATAACCGATCCCAACGCCTGGCTGGCGCTGGGCACGCTGACCATCCTCGAAGTGGTTCTTGGCATTGATAATATTATTTTCCTCTCTCTGGTGGTGGCGAAACTGCCTAAGCATCAGCAGGCCAGCGCGCGTCGTCTCGGCCTGATGGGCGCGATGCTGATGCGTCTCGCCCTGCTGGCCTCTATCGCCTGGGTCGCGCGGCTGACCCATCCGCTGTTTACCCTGTTCGATCACGCCTTCTCCTGGCGCGATCTGATCCTGCTCGGCGGCGGTCTGTTTCTGCTGTGGAAGTCGAGTATGGAGATCCATGAAACCATCGAAGGCGGCGAAGAGGAGCATAAAACCAATGTGCACTCCTTCCTGGGCGCTATCGTGCAGATCATGCTGCTGGATATTATCTTCAGCCTGGATTCGGTGATTACCGCCGTTGGCCTTTCCGATCATCTCTTTATTATGATGGCGGCCGTGGTGATCGCCGTGCTGATGATGATGTTTGCCGCGCGCGCCATCGGCGAGTTTGTCGATCGCCATCCGTCGATCAAAATGCTCGCCCTCTCCTTTTTAATTCTGGTGGGTTTTACCCTGATTCTGGAGAGTTTCGCGGTTCATGTACCAAAAGGTTACATTTATTTCGCCATGTTCTTCTCCATGGCCGTTGAGTGCCTGAACCTGATGCGCACTAAGAAAAGCGCGACGTAA